The Pseudomonas sp. MPC6 nucleotide sequence AAAAAAAAAGAAAAAAAAGCCCGCCCCTAGGGGCAGGCAGAAGACCAAAGTAATCGATGCTATGGAGCACAATAACCATGGCAGTCTTAAAAGTGATGGACATACCGCACTTGCACACGACTACCTTCAGGACGGTTCTCGACGTCCTGTTCGAAGTACGCATTCACAAACACATGATCTTCCTTGGAAAAGCTATACATCGCCCCAGGCCCGATTGCCCATACCTTTTCACGACGGCCGGAGACCTCATGACCGTCAACTTTGGTATCGGTGATTTGCTTCAGCCAATAACCATTGATACCCAAACGCAGCTGCGGCGTCACCGCATACTCGGTAGCAAAGTTTGCGTGTAAAGCCTGGCCGGCTTGCATATCGTCGGCGCCACCAAACCCTGGGCCCGGATCATCGTTCTTGCCGTTGTACAGATAGTGAGCACGGACGGATGCCGTCCATTTTGGAGTAAACCAATAAGTGGCCGCCCAATAGGGATCAAACGACCAAGCGTTGGCGCCCGGGTTGATGTCATGTTTGCTGTCGTATTTGCCCGTCGGCAGGTTCACCTGCAGTTCAATGCGGTGCGCGAAACGCGGTCCATCGGGCCCCATGATTGGATCAAACTGAATCATCGGGCCCAAAAGCAGATCGCCTACGCCACTTTGAGCCTTCAGCGCCGCGTTATTAAGTCCGTCATCAACATCCATGCTCGTTACAAAAGGCAGCACGGCATTCATGCCCAGCGTCGCGTTGCCCAAGCGAAGGTCGGAAAAATAGCTGATTTGTGTCACCGCGACCTGATAATCCAACTGCTGCCTGGGCAAGCCCAGGGACTTGCCATTTTGATCGCGAAAACGATTGGCACTGTAATTCTGGAAGTATTCCTGAAAGTACCACCCCGCTCCCGCTGGCGGCGCGCCATCGAGAAAAGTGGTCAAACCCAGATTGACGACTGGCAGGTCATACGCCTGCGCGGTATCAATGCCAAAAAGGCCGGTGCCAAACACGCATACCGAAAGCAGCTTTCTTTTTA carries:
- a CDS encoding transporter, with amino-acid sequence MKRKLLSVCVFGTGLFGIDTAQAYDLPVVNLGLTTFLDGAPPAGAGWYFQEYFQNYSANRFRDQNGKSLGLPRQQLDYQVAVTQISYFSDLRLGNATLGMNAVLPFVTSMDVDDGLNNAALKAQSGVGDLLLGPMIQFDPIMGPDGPRFAHRIELQVNLPTGKYDSKHDINPGANAWSFDPYWAATYWFTPKWTASVRAHYLYNGKNDDPGPGFGGADDMQAGQALHANFATEYAVTPQLRLGINGYWLKQITDTKVDGHEVSGRREKVWAIGPGAMYSFSKEDHVFVNAYFEQDVENRPEGSRVQVRYVHHF